The following coding sequences are from one Agelaius phoeniceus isolate bAgePho1 chromosome 24, bAgePho1.hap1, whole genome shotgun sequence window:
- the CLDN19 gene encoding claudin-19 isoform X2, whose protein sequence is MGGGARELAGYLAALAGWVAGLAVAVLPQWRQSSYAGDAIITAVGLHEGLWMSCAAQSTGQVQCRLHDSLLSLEVHIQTCRALMVISLLLGFFGIIVSVVGMKCTKVGEEDPVTKSRIAVAGGVLFILSGTNSALLSSWAGGLPASPCWGGPSCAVPALPRSAEDSSTISSHGPPQPGSMSEPSPYAPAAQCLPSLPKRGKTLVFPPCLDPECPVRPFSFFQETNYWGLMDTYGYLRKTKDCV, encoded by the exons atgGGCGGCGGGGCGCGGGAGCTGGCCGGGTACCTGGCGGCGCTGGCCGGCTGGGTGGCGGGGCTGGCAGTAGCCGTGTTGCCGCAGTGGCGGCAGAGCTCGTACGCCGGGGACGCCATCATCACGGCCGTGGGGCTCCACGAGGGGCTGTGGATGAGTTGCGCCGCCCAGAGCACCGGGCAGGTGCAGTGCCGCCTGCACGACTCGCTGCTCTCCCTCGAAG TTCACATCCAGACATGCCGGGCTCTCATGGTCATTTCTCTCCTCCTGGGCTTCTTTGGCATCATCGTGAGCGTGGTGGGCATGAAATGCACTAAAGTTGGGGAGGAGGATCCTGTCACCAAAAGCCGCATAGCTGTTGCTGGAGGTGTTCTCTTCATTCTCTCTG GTACGAATTCGGCTCTGCTCTCTTCgtgggctggggggctgccaGCCTCTCCATGTTGGGGgggtccctcctgtgctgttCCTGCCCTGCCAAGGAGCGCCGAGGACAGCAGTACCATCAGCAGTCACGGCCCTCCACAGCCCGGGAGTATGTCTGAGCCCTCACCCTACgctcctgctgcccagtgcctcccttccctcccaaaAAGAGGCAAGACCCTGGTGTTCCCACCCTGCTTGGACCCTGAATGCCCCGTGAgacctttctccttcttccag GAAACTAACTACTGGGGACTTATGGATACTTACGGGTACTTAAGAAAGACAAAAGACTGTGTCTGA
- the CLDN19 gene encoding claudin-19 isoform X3 — MGGGARELAGYLAALAGWVAGLAVAVLPQWRQSSYAGDAIITAVGLHEGLWMSCAAQSTGQVQCRLHDSLLSLEVHIQTCRALMVISLLLGFFGIIVSVVGMKCTKVGEEDPVTKSRIAVAGGVLFILSGTNSALLSSWAGGLPASPCWGGPSCAVPALPRSAEDSSTISSHGPPQPGSMSEPSPYAPAAQCLPSLPKRGKTLVFPPCLDPECPETNYWGLMDTYGYLRKTKDCV, encoded by the exons atgGGCGGCGGGGCGCGGGAGCTGGCCGGGTACCTGGCGGCGCTGGCCGGCTGGGTGGCGGGGCTGGCAGTAGCCGTGTTGCCGCAGTGGCGGCAGAGCTCGTACGCCGGGGACGCCATCATCACGGCCGTGGGGCTCCACGAGGGGCTGTGGATGAGTTGCGCCGCCCAGAGCACCGGGCAGGTGCAGTGCCGCCTGCACGACTCGCTGCTCTCCCTCGAAG TTCACATCCAGACATGCCGGGCTCTCATGGTCATTTCTCTCCTCCTGGGCTTCTTTGGCATCATCGTGAGCGTGGTGGGCATGAAATGCACTAAAGTTGGGGAGGAGGATCCTGTCACCAAAAGCCGCATAGCTGTTGCTGGAGGTGTTCTCTTCATTCTCTCTG GTACGAATTCGGCTCTGCTCTCTTCgtgggctggggggctgccaGCCTCTCCATGTTGGGGgggtccctcctgtgctgttCCTGCCCTGCCAAGGAGCGCCGAGGACAGCAGTACCATCAGCAGTCACGGCCCTCCACAGCCCGGGAGTATGTCTGAGCCCTCACCCTACgctcctgctgcccagtgcctcccttccctcccaaaAAGAGGCAAGACCCTGGTGTTCCCACCCTGCTTGGACCCTGAATGCCCC GAAACTAACTACTGGGGACTTATGGATACTTACGGGTACTTAAGAAAGACAAAAGACTGTGTCTGA
- the CLDN19 gene encoding claudin-19 isoform X4 yields MGGGARELAGYLAALAGWVAGLAVAVLPQWRQSSYAGDAIITAVGLHEGLWMSCAAQSTGQVQCRLHDSLLSLEVHIQTCRALMVISLLLGFFGIIVSVVGMKCTKVGEEDPVTKSRIAVAGGVLFILSGLCTLAAVSLYATQVTYEFFRESTIPINARYEFGSALFVGWGAASLSMLGGSLLCCSCPAKERRGQQYHQQSRPSTAREKLTTGDLWILTGT; encoded by the exons atgGGCGGCGGGGCGCGGGAGCTGGCCGGGTACCTGGCGGCGCTGGCCGGCTGGGTGGCGGGGCTGGCAGTAGCCGTGTTGCCGCAGTGGCGGCAGAGCTCGTACGCCGGGGACGCCATCATCACGGCCGTGGGGCTCCACGAGGGGCTGTGGATGAGTTGCGCCGCCCAGAGCACCGGGCAGGTGCAGTGCCGCCTGCACGACTCGCTGCTCTCCCTCGAAG TTCACATCCAGACATGCCGGGCTCTCATGGTCATTTCTCTCCTCCTGGGCTTCTTTGGCATCATCGTGAGCGTGGTGGGCATGAAATGCACTAAAGTTGGGGAGGAGGATCCTGTCACCAAAAGCCGCATAGCTGTTGCTGGAGGTGTTCTCTTCATTCTCTCTG GTCTGTGCACACTGGCTGCCGTGTCGTTGTATGCAACACAGGTGACCTATGAGTTCTTCAGAGAGAGCACCATCCCCATCAACGCTAG GTACGAATTCGGCTCTGCTCTCTTCgtgggctggggggctgccaGCCTCTCCATGTTGGGGgggtccctcctgtgctgttCCTGCCCTGCCAAGGAGCGCCGAGGACAGCAGTACCATCAGCAGTCACGGCCCTCCACAGCCCGGGA GAAACTAACTACTGGGGACTTATGGATACTTACGGGTACTTAA
- the CLDN19 gene encoding claudin-19 isoform X6 produces MGGGARELAGYLAALAGWVAGLAVAVLPQWRQSSYAGDAIITAVGLHEGLWMSCAAQSTGQVQCRLHDSLLSLEVHIQTCRALMVISLLLGFFGIIVSVVGMKCTKVGEEDPVTKSRIAVAGGVLFILSGTNSALLSSWAGGLPASPCWGGPSCAVPALPRSAEDSSTISSHGPPQPGRN; encoded by the exons atgGGCGGCGGGGCGCGGGAGCTGGCCGGGTACCTGGCGGCGCTGGCCGGCTGGGTGGCGGGGCTGGCAGTAGCCGTGTTGCCGCAGTGGCGGCAGAGCTCGTACGCCGGGGACGCCATCATCACGGCCGTGGGGCTCCACGAGGGGCTGTGGATGAGTTGCGCCGCCCAGAGCACCGGGCAGGTGCAGTGCCGCCTGCACGACTCGCTGCTCTCCCTCGAAG TTCACATCCAGACATGCCGGGCTCTCATGGTCATTTCTCTCCTCCTGGGCTTCTTTGGCATCATCGTGAGCGTGGTGGGCATGAAATGCACTAAAGTTGGGGAGGAGGATCCTGTCACCAAAAGCCGCATAGCTGTTGCTGGAGGTGTTCTCTTCATTCTCTCTG GTACGAATTCGGCTCTGCTCTCTTCgtgggctggggggctgccaGCCTCTCCATGTTGGGGgggtccctcctgtgctgttCCTGCCCTGCCAAGGAGCGCCGAGGACAGCAGTACCATCAGCAGTCACGGCCCTCCACAGCCCGGGA GAAACTAA
- the CLDN19 gene encoding claudin-19 isoform X1, whose amino-acid sequence MGGGARELAGYLAALAGWVAGLAVAVLPQWRQSSYAGDAIITAVGLHEGLWMSCAAQSTGQVQCRLHDSLLSLEVHIQTCRALMVISLLLGFFGIIVSVVGMKCTKVGEEDPVTKSRIAVAGGVLFILSGTNSALLSSWAGGLPASPCWGGPSCAVPALPRSAEDSSTISSHGPPQPGSMSEPSPYAPAAQCLPSLPKRGKTLVFPPCLDPECPVRPFSFFQVSAPFSVPASKVEVLSVTPLISITAVFSSAGWGGTPSPTLWPCHLCLSQAFCGDDAGRLMPVAKGHRANWPIPQGCATRKGFLPWPPLSHILFPGASGEESQCLIFLG is encoded by the exons atgGGCGGCGGGGCGCGGGAGCTGGCCGGGTACCTGGCGGCGCTGGCCGGCTGGGTGGCGGGGCTGGCAGTAGCCGTGTTGCCGCAGTGGCGGCAGAGCTCGTACGCCGGGGACGCCATCATCACGGCCGTGGGGCTCCACGAGGGGCTGTGGATGAGTTGCGCCGCCCAGAGCACCGGGCAGGTGCAGTGCCGCCTGCACGACTCGCTGCTCTCCCTCGAAG TTCACATCCAGACATGCCGGGCTCTCATGGTCATTTCTCTCCTCCTGGGCTTCTTTGGCATCATCGTGAGCGTGGTGGGCATGAAATGCACTAAAGTTGGGGAGGAGGATCCTGTCACCAAAAGCCGCATAGCTGTTGCTGGAGGTGTTCTCTTCATTCTCTCTG GTACGAATTCGGCTCTGCTCTCTTCgtgggctggggggctgccaGCCTCTCCATGTTGGGGgggtccctcctgtgctgttCCTGCCCTGCCAAGGAGCGCCGAGGACAGCAGTACCATCAGCAGTCACGGCCCTCCACAGCCCGGGAGTATGTCTGAGCCCTCACCCTACgctcctgctgcccagtgcctcccttccctcccaaaAAGAGGCAAGACCCTGGTGTTCCCACCCTGCTTGGACCCTGAATGCCCCGTGAgacctttctccttcttccagGTTTCAGCACCATTTTCAGTGCCAGCCTCTAAAGTGGAGGTTTTAAGTGTCACACCTCTCATATCCATCACTGCTGTGTTCTCCTCAGCTGGGTGGGGCGGtacccccagccccacattgtGGCCATGCCATCTCTGTCTATCACAGGCATTCTGTGGGGATGATGCAGGGAGGCTGATGCCAGTGGCAAAGGGGCACAGAGCCAATTGGCCAATCCCACAGGGGTGTGCCACACGGAAGGGGTTTCTACCATGGCCACCCCTCTCTCACATCCTGTTTCCAGGAGCAAGTGGGGAGGAAAGCCAGTGTTTGATTTTCCTTGGATGA
- the CLDN19 gene encoding claudin-19 isoform X5: protein MGGGARELAGYLAALAGWVAGLAVAVLPQWRQSSYAGDAIITAVGLHEGLWMSCAAQSTGQVQCRLHDSLLSLEVHIQTCRALMVISLLLGFFGIIVSVVGMKCTKVGEEDPVTKSRIAVAGGVLFILSGLCTLAAVSLYATQVTYEFFRESTIPINARYEFGSALFVGWGAASLSMLGGSLLCCSCPAKERRGQQYHQQSRPSTAREYV, encoded by the exons atgGGCGGCGGGGCGCGGGAGCTGGCCGGGTACCTGGCGGCGCTGGCCGGCTGGGTGGCGGGGCTGGCAGTAGCCGTGTTGCCGCAGTGGCGGCAGAGCTCGTACGCCGGGGACGCCATCATCACGGCCGTGGGGCTCCACGAGGGGCTGTGGATGAGTTGCGCCGCCCAGAGCACCGGGCAGGTGCAGTGCCGCCTGCACGACTCGCTGCTCTCCCTCGAAG TTCACATCCAGACATGCCGGGCTCTCATGGTCATTTCTCTCCTCCTGGGCTTCTTTGGCATCATCGTGAGCGTGGTGGGCATGAAATGCACTAAAGTTGGGGAGGAGGATCCTGTCACCAAAAGCCGCATAGCTGTTGCTGGAGGTGTTCTCTTCATTCTCTCTG GTCTGTGCACACTGGCTGCCGTGTCGTTGTATGCAACACAGGTGACCTATGAGTTCTTCAGAGAGAGCACCATCCCCATCAACGCTAG GTACGAATTCGGCTCTGCTCTCTTCgtgggctggggggctgccaGCCTCTCCATGTTGGGGgggtccctcctgtgctgttCCTGCCCTGCCAAGGAGCGCCGAGGACAGCAGTACCATCAGCAGTCACGGCCCTCCACAGCCCGGGAGTATGTCTGA